One genomic segment of Nonomuraea coxensis DSM 45129 includes these proteins:
- a CDS encoding DUF1772 domain-containing protein — MLILALLTLVLHGLLAGLFYAFSMSVMPGLNAVEPERAEAAMRSVNRKILNPWLFLVFLGSPVAALVAGLLADGAAAVWFLAAAGVGFAGSFLVTVAVNVPMNNALDAGTMPWKDYSRRWTAWNTLRAAASVVSLALVGVAIGAL; from the coding sequence ATGCTGATTCTCGCCCTGCTCACGCTCGTCCTGCACGGGCTGCTCGCCGGCCTCTTCTACGCCTTCTCGATGTCCGTCATGCCCGGCCTCAACGCCGTCGAGCCCGAGCGGGCCGAGGCGGCGATGCGCAGCGTCAACCGCAAGATCCTCAACCCGTGGCTGTTCCTCGTGTTCCTGGGCTCGCCGGTGGCGGCGCTCGTGGCCGGGCTCCTCGCGGACGGCGCGGCGGCGGTGTGGTTCCTCGCCGCGGCCGGCGTCGGTTTCGCCGGCTCGTTCCTCGTCACCGTGGCGGTCAACGTGCCGATGAACAACGCGCTCGACGCCGGCACGATGCCGTGGAAGGACTATTCGCGCAGGTGGACGGCGTGGAACACGCTGCGCGCGGCCGCATCCGTGGTGAGCCTGGCGCTGGTCGGGGTGGCGATTGGCGCGCTGTGA
- a CDS encoding Gfo/Idh/MocA family protein: protein MGQPLNVGVVGCGAISAQYLRTIDRLPGLRLAAVADLDPGRAAAAVAPWPGTPVLPVADLMADPGVDVVLNLTVPAAHAEVALQAIAAGKDVYCEKPLAANSADAARVLRAAEAAGVRVGCAPDTVLGTGTQTARKAVDDGLVGRPVAATATMVTPGHERWHPNPDFYYVPGGGPLLDMGPYYVTSLVTLLGPVTSVIGAASRLRGKRTIGSGPRRGEEIPVSVDTHVTGVLVHESGALSTLVMSFDAAATKAPNIEVHGERGSLVVPDPNHFDGVVRLSGVGDEGWRDLPESAGYVAAGRGVGLADLATTPAGQEPRAGGTLAFHVLDVMESLLASAASGAAVTVASTCERPPAVPLLTL, encoded by the coding sequence GTGGGCCAGCCGCTGAACGTCGGCGTCGTGGGATGCGGCGCGATCTCGGCCCAGTACCTCCGCACCATCGACCGCCTGCCGGGGCTGCGCCTCGCGGCCGTCGCCGACCTCGACCCCGGCCGGGCCGCCGCGGCGGTCGCCCCCTGGCCGGGCACCCCCGTCCTGCCCGTCGCGGACCTGATGGCCGACCCCGGCGTGGACGTCGTGCTCAACCTCACCGTCCCGGCCGCCCACGCCGAGGTCGCGTTACAGGCGATCGCGGCCGGCAAGGACGTCTACTGCGAGAAGCCCCTGGCTGCGAACTCGGCCGACGCGGCGCGGGTGCTGCGGGCCGCCGAGGCGGCCGGCGTACGGGTCGGCTGCGCGCCCGACACCGTGCTCGGCACCGGCACGCAGACCGCGCGCAAGGCCGTGGACGACGGCCTCGTCGGCCGTCCGGTCGCCGCCACCGCCACGATGGTCACCCCCGGCCACGAACGCTGGCACCCCAACCCCGACTTCTACTACGTCCCCGGCGGCGGGCCTCTTCTCGACATGGGGCCGTACTACGTCACCAGCCTGGTGACGCTCCTCGGCCCGGTGACGTCCGTGATCGGCGCGGCCTCCCGGCTGCGCGGCAAGCGCACGATCGGCTCGGGACCCCGGCGCGGCGAGGAGATCCCCGTGTCCGTGGACACGCACGTCACCGGCGTCCTGGTGCACGAATCGGGCGCGCTGTCCACGCTGGTGATGAGCTTCGACGCGGCGGCCACCAAGGCGCCGAACATCGAGGTGCACGGCGAGCGCGGCTCGCTGGTCGTCCCGGACCCGAACCACTTCGACGGCGTCGTCCGGCTCTCCGGCGTGGGCGACGAGGGCTGGCGTGACCTGCCGGAATCGGCCGGTTACGTGGCCGCGGGCCGCGGCGTCGGCCTGGCCGACCTCGCCACCACCCCGGCCGGTCAGGAGCCGCGCGCGGGCGGGACGCTGGCCTTCCACGTCCTCGACGTCATGGAGTCGCTGCTGGCCTCGGCCGCTTCGGGAGCGGCGGTCACGGTCGCCAGCACCTGCGAGCGTCCGCCGGCGGTGCCCCTGCTGACCCTCTGA
- a CDS encoding ThuA domain-containing protein produces the protein MASDQGRRALVVRGGWEGHAPVEATELFIPFLEKNGFEVRRADSPVPYADASYMSGVDLIVQCYTMGTIQPEELKGLEAAVRAGTGMAGWHGGIADSYRNSSDYLHLIGGQFACHPGKHPDEREGTQADNFVPYTVNLLPEAAEHPITAGLADFDLVTEQYWVLADAYIDVLATTTQKVRPWDPWHREVTSPALWTRRWGKGRIFVTTPGHSLDVLRHDTVRTIIERGMLWASR, from the coding sequence ATGGCAAGTGACCAGGGCCGCAGGGCTCTCGTGGTCCGGGGCGGCTGGGAAGGGCACGCCCCGGTCGAGGCCACGGAGCTCTTCATCCCCTTCCTCGAGAAGAACGGGTTCGAGGTGCGGAGGGCGGACTCGCCCGTGCCGTACGCGGACGCTTCGTACATGTCCGGCGTCGATCTCATCGTGCAGTGCTACACCATGGGAACCATCCAGCCCGAGGAGCTGAAGGGCCTGGAGGCCGCCGTCCGGGCCGGCACCGGCATGGCGGGATGGCACGGCGGCATCGCCGACTCCTACCGCAACTCCTCCGACTACCTGCACCTCATCGGCGGCCAGTTCGCCTGCCACCCCGGCAAGCACCCCGACGAGCGGGAGGGCACGCAGGCCGACAACTTCGTCCCCTACACGGTCAACCTGCTGCCCGAGGCCGCCGAGCACCCCATCACCGCCGGCCTCGCCGACTTCGACCTCGTCACCGAGCAGTACTGGGTGCTCGCCGACGCCTACATCGACGTGCTCGCCACGACCACCCAGAAGGTCCGCCCCTGGGACCCGTGGCACCGCGAGGTGACCTCGCCCGCCCTCTGGACCCGCCGCTGGGGGAAGGGCCGCATCTTCGTCACCACCCCCGGCCACAGCCTCGACGTCCTCCGGCACGACACCGTACGCACGATCATCGAGAGGGGCATGTTGTGGGCCAGCCGCTGA